The following proteins come from a genomic window of Methanosarcina sp. MTP4:
- the fpoO gene encoding F420H2 dehydrogenase subunit FpoO produces the protein MPNVNPVRVCHSLLKFAYPEGVWTGLCENCLESTDKTRVKVEKEELAGTPGKCKLCGSKTDLYPVELRIPNFSKGVVTENTMLCKKCLDAAGESYVKFKREQAHGHRHH, from the coding sequence ATCCCCAACGTTAACCCGGTGAGGGTCTGCCATTCCCTCCTCAAATTTGCCTACCCCGAAGGAGTCTGGACAGGCCTCTGCGAGAACTGTCTCGAATCCACCGACAAAACCCGCGTAAAAGTGGAAAAAGAAGAACTTGCAGGCACCCCCGGCAAATGCAAGCTCTGCGGCTCAAAAACCGACCTCTACCCCGTAGAGCTCCGTATCCCCAACTTCTCAAAAGGCGTTGTAACCGAAAACACAATGCTCTGCAAGAAGTGCCTGGATGCAGCCGGTGAAAGCTACGTGAAGTTCAAAAGAGAACAGGCGCATGGGCACAGGCATCATTAA
- a CDS encoding nucleotidyltransferase domain-containing protein produces the protein MGFKIQKVGKEALCTVLPEFFKAREYVELAYLFGSTAEGTEGPLSDIDIAVYLSGKLTKGERIEKRLELMGELATLLKTDYVDLLVMNDAAPVINFEAIKPNVPLFVRNEDLKLDVEQRVMSRYLDRKHHEDFLNRELLKRIREKRGIPNVSSR, from the coding sequence ATGGGCTTTAAAATACAGAAGGTCGGGAAAGAGGCTCTATGTACCGTGCTCCCTGAATTTTTTAAGGCAAGGGAATATGTGGAACTTGCATATCTCTTCGGTTCGACAGCCGAAGGCACAGAAGGGCCGTTAAGTGATATTGATATAGCTGTGTATCTTTCCGGCAAACTTACGAAAGGAGAAAGGATAGAAAAGCGCCTGGAATTAATGGGAGAGCTTGCAACCCTCCTCAAAACCGATTACGTAGACCTTCTGGTGATGAACGATGCTGCACCTGTTATTAACTTTGAGGCAATAAAGCCCAATGTGCCGTTATTCGTTAGAAATGAAGACCTGAAACTGGACGTGGAGCAGCGTGTCATGTCCAGATACCTGGACAGAAAGCACCATGAAGACTTTTTAAACAGGGAATTGCTGAAACGAATCAGGGAGAAGAGAGGTATTCCGAATGTCAGCAGCAGATAA
- a CDS encoding type II toxin-antitoxin system Phd/YefM family antitoxin gives MTVAHEQYVVDENGEKVAIILPIEEYEKMKEDLHDLAIVAERRNEKTISFE, from the coding sequence GTGACTGTAGCGCATGAACAATACGTGGTCGATGAAAATGGGGAAAAGGTGGCGATTATTCTTCCTATCGAAGAATATGAAAAAATGAAAGAGGATCTCCACGACCTGGCTATCGTTGCAGAAAGACGTAACGAGAAGACTATTAGTTTCGAATAA
- a CDS encoding DUF86 domain-containing protein yields MSAADKIYRKLNFMQRCVDYLKSIDLESTDLESNYEKRSAVERNFQLAIECAIDIGEIIISKEGFERPEDYRTVFRILGRHEIIPNEFSEEFAFAAGFRNVLVHIYEEVDLDVLKKMLAENLDDFDTFAFYAAEYAEKLTE; encoded by the coding sequence ATGTCAGCAGCAGATAAGATATATAGAAAGCTAAACTTTATGCAGCGCTGTGTGGACTACCTGAAATCAATAGATCTCGAAAGCACGGACCTTGAAAGCAATTATGAAAAGCGCTCCGCGGTCGAGAGAAATTTCCAACTGGCAATTGAATGTGCCATTGACATCGGAGAAATCATCATCTCAAAAGAGGGATTTGAAAGGCCTGAAGACTACAGGACTGTATTCCGGATTCTTGGCAGGCACGAAATAATCCCTAACGAATTCTCAGAGGAATTCGCTTTTGCAGCAGGGTTCAGAAATGTTCTGGTTCATATATATGAGGAAGTGGACCTTGACGTCTTAAAAAAAATGCTTGCTGAAAACCTGGACGACTTTGATACATTTGCCTTTTACGCTGCAGAATACGCAGAGAAACTTACAGAATAA